The following nucleotide sequence is from Kiritimatiellia bacterium.
TCCGCATCTCGCGGGAGAAACCCGAGCCCGCGCCGCACGTCAACGCCGTCCAGGGCCGCGTGGCGGACGTGATCTACCTGGGCTCGCTGACCAAGTACTGGGTGCGCGCGCAGGACTACCGCATCGCGGTCTGGCGCCCGGCCAGCCGCTTCCTGCTGGACGAGAACCCGATCACGTGGAACGACGAGGTCTGGATCTCGTGGCACGGCGACGACAGCTTCATGCTGGAGCGCTACAGCGAGTCGGACGAGAAGCTGATGGAGTCGCCGCCGGACCAGGTGGGCGATCCCAGCGGCCGCGGGGCGGCGAAGCCATGAACCCGGCGCGCCGGGCCCGGTGGATCGAGTCGCTGGTAACCGCGCCGTCCATGGGCTGGCTGCTGGTCTTCTTCGTCGCGCCCACCGTGATCATCTTCGCCATCACCTTCAAGCCCGTGGACCTCTACGGGGGCATCGGGAAGGGCTGGACGCTGGCGACGCTGAAGAGCCTGTTCAACCCCAACTACCCGGCGATCGTGTGGCGAACGGTGTGGCTGTCCGCGGCGACCACGGCCGCGTGCCTGGTCCTCGCCGTGCCCTGCGGGTTCTACATCGCGCGGGCCTCCGCGCGATGGCGCCAGATGCTCCTGCTGCTGATCATCCTGCCGTTCTGGACGAGCTTCCTGGTGCGCGTGTTCGCCTGGAAGGTGCTGCTGCACCCGGAGGGGCCGCTCAAGCACGCGCTGGCGGCCATCGGGCTGATCGGGCCGGACACGCTGCTGCTGTACAACGAGAAGGCGATCCTGCTGGTGATGGTGTACACGTTCCTGCCGTTCGCCATCCTGCCGATCTACGCGGCGGCGGAGAAGTTCGACTTCCGGCTGCTCGAGGCGGCGCGCGACCTGGGGGCGCGGCCGCTGCGGGCGTTCTTCAGCGTCTTCGTGCCGGGCATCCGCCGCGGGCTGCTGACGGCGACGCTGGTGGTCTTCATCCCGGCGCTCGGGTCCTACGTGATCCCGGACATCGTGGGCGGCCCGACCACGGAGATGATCGGCAACAAGATCGCGCAGCGCACGTTCAGCGACCGCAACCTCCCGCACGCCAGCGGGCTCGCGGCCTTCCTGACCCTCGGCGTGCTCGCCCCGCTGCTGCTCGTCCTGGCCCTGCAGCGGAAGAAGGGCGAGGAAGCCCCGACGATGCAGGAGGTCTCGTGAAACGCAGCATGGTCCCGCTGCTGACGACGATCTTTGTGCTGGTGTTTTTCTACCTGCCGATCCTGGTGCTGGTGATCAACTCCTTCAACGCCTCGCGGTTCGGCGGCACGTGGGAGGGCTCGACGCTGGAGTGGTACCGGATGCTGTTCAAGGAGGCGAGCGTCTGGCGCGCCCTGCGCAACACGCTGGTCATCGCCGTCGGCGCGACCTTCGCGTCCGTCGCCCTGGGCACCACCGCCGCCTTCGCGCTGCACCGCTACCAGACGAAGCTGCAGCGGTTCCATTACACCCTGGTGTACACGCCGCTGGTCGTGCCGGAGATCCTGATGGGCATGAGCCTGCTGCTCTTCTTCGTCGCGGCGGGGCTCGAGCTGGGGCTGTTCACGATCTTCCTGGCCCACACGACGTTCTGCATCAGCTACGTGGCCATGGTCGTGCTCGCCCGGCTCCAGGACTTCGACTTCTCCATCATCGAGGCGGCGCAGGACCTCGGGGCGGGCTGGTGGACGACGACCTGGCGCGTGCTGCTGCCGCTGCTGGCCCCGGGCCTGGCCGCGGGCGGCCTGCTGGCCTTCACCCTCTCGATCGACGACTTCGTCATCACCTTCTTCGTCGCCGGGCCGGGCTCGACCACCCTGCCCGTGCGCATCTACAGCATGATCAAGCACAGCAAGAACATGCCCATGATCAACGCGCTGTCCGCGATCCTGCTGGTCGTCACTTTCGCGGCTGTATGGGGCAGCCAGCGGTTAACCAAGGAGAGCCACGCATGAAAGCACGCATCCTGTTCCTCGCCCTCGCGCTCGGGGCCGTCCTGCTGTCCGGCTGCGGGGAGAAGACGCCGGCCCTGCACTTCTATACCTGGGCCGACTACATCAAGCCGGAACTCGTCGCCCGCTTCGAGCAGGAGCACGGCTGCCGCGTCATCATCGACACCTTCGATTCCAACGAGGCGATGTACGCGAAGCTGAAGGCCGGGGCCACGGGGTACGACCTGCTCAACCCCAGCAGCTACATGGTCAAGCTGCTGAAGGACCAGGGCCTGCTCCAGGACCTCGACCGCGCGCTCCTGCCGAACCTGGCGAACATCGACGCGGAATACCTGCGCATCGCCATGGACCCGGAGATGAAGCACAGCGTGCCGTACATGCTCACCAACACGGGGCTCGGCTACCTGGCCAGCCGCGTGCCGGATTTCGAGCCGACCTGGGGCGTCTTCGACCGGACCGACCTGCGCGGCCGGATGACCATGCTCAACGACATGCGCGAGACGCTCGGCGGCGCCCTGAAGTTCCTCGGCTACAGCCTGAACTCGACCGACGAGTACGAGCTGGCCGCCGCCCGCGACGTGGTGATCCGCTGGAAGAAGAACCTGGCGAAGTTCGAGAACGAGCAGTACAAGACCGGCCTGGCCTCCGGCGAGTTCACCCTGGTCCACGGGTACAACGGCGACATCCTCCAGGTCATGGAGACCAACGAGGACATCGTCTTCGCCGTGCCGCGGGAGGGCACCTCCATCTCGTGCGACGACCTCGTGATCCCGCAGGCGGCGAAGGAGGTCGCGCTGGCCCACGCCTTCATCAACTTCCTGCACGAGCCCGAAGTGGCCGCCGAGAACACCGAGTTCATCGGCTATCTCTGCCCGAACAGCGCCGCCTACCCGCTGATGAGCGAGGAGATCCGCGAAGACCCGTCCATCTTCCTGGAGCCCGAGATCAAGGCGAAGAGCGAGGTCATCGGCGACGTCGGCGAGGCCCTGGCGCTGTACACGAAGATGTGGGACCAGGTCAAGGCGGCGGAATAAAGCGGCTCGTCGGAGCCTCGCCCTCCATGAACATGTTCCTGGAGGGCGAGCGTCCCGCGAGCCGGCGAGGGAAGCATTGACGCCGCGGCGGCGGTTTTGTACCGTGGCCGCGTTATTCCAAGGAAAACAGGGAGAAAACTGACATGAGCACAACGCATTTCACGCTGAAGCAGTCGGACATCCCGACCCAGTGGTACAACATCCTGGCCGATTTCCCGGAGCCGCTGCCGCCGCCGCTGCATCCCGGCACCAAGCAGCCGGTGACGCTGCAGGACATGCTGGCGATCTTCCCGGAGAGCCTGGTCATGCAGGAGATGTGCCCGGACCGCTGGGTCGAGATCCCGGCCGAGGTCCGCGACATCTATGCCCTGTGGCGGCCGACCCCGCTGCTGCGCGCGGTGCGCCTCGAGAAGGCGCTCCAGACCCCGGCCCATATCTACTACAAGTATGAAGGTGTCAGCCCCGCGGGCAGCCACAAGCCCAACACGGCGGTCGCCCAGGCCTACTACAACAAGCAGGCGGGAACCCAGCGGCTGGCCACGGAGACCGGCGCCGGCCAGTGGGGCTCGTCGCTCGCGCTCGCGTGCAAGCTCTTCGGCCTCGAGTGCGTCGTGTACATGGTGAAGGTCAGCTACCACCAGAAGCCGTACCGCAAGATGCTCATGCACACCTGGGGCGCGACCGTGCACTCCAGCCCGACCCGCCACACCGAGGTCGGCCGCCGAATCCTCGACGCCGACCCGGAATGCCCGGGCAGCCTCGGCATCGCCATCAGCGAGGCCATCGAGGACACCGTGCACCACCCGCACACGAAGTACTCGCTGGGCAGCGTGCTCAACCACGTCTGCATGCACCAGACCGTCGTCGGCCAGGAGGCCATCAAGCAGATGGCGCTGGCGGGCGAGGAGCCGGACGTCCTGATCGGCTGCGTCGGCGGCGGCAGCAACTTCGCCGGGCTGGTCTTCCCGTACCTGCACCTGAAGATCACCCAGAAGAAACCGTATCGCGTCGTCGCCGTCGAGCCGTCCTCCTGCGCGTCGCTGACCAAGGGCGAGTTGCGCTACGACTTCGGGGACACCGCCGGCATGACCCCGCTGCTCATGATGCACACGCTGGGCCACGACTTCATCCCGCCCAGCATCCACGCCGGCGGCCTGCGCTACCACGGCATGGCACCGACGGTCAGCCACGCGAGGAAACTGGGCCTGGTCGACGCCGTCGCCTACCCGCAAACCAGGATCTTCGAGGCCGCGATCCAGTTCTCCCAGACCGAGGGCATCGTGCCCGCGCCGGAATCCGCGCACGCCGTGGCCGCCGCCATCGACGAGGCCACCGCCGCGCGCGAGGAGGGGAAGAAGCGGGTCATCCTGTTCAACCTCTCCGGCCACGGCATGCTGGACCTGGCGTCGTACGACTCGTACCTCGCCGGTCACCTGAAGTAGGCGCCTCGGGCGCCGGCCAGCGGCGCCCCTACACCGCGATCCTGTAGGGGCGTCGCTTGCGACGCCTGTCTTCGCTACACAGGGAGGTTCTCCTCGTGTCCCGCGCCGCGCTGATCATCTTTGCGGTCACCTACGCCGGCGTGGCGCTGGGCCGGCTCCCCGGGCTCGCCCTGGACCGGACGGGCTTGGCCCTGCTGGGCGGCATCGCCATGGTCGTCGCGGGCGTGCTCACGGAACCGGAGGCCCTGCGGGCGATCGATTTCCCGACTCTCGGCCTGCTCTACGCGCTGATGGTGCTGTCCGCCCAGTTGCGGCTCGGCGGGTTCTACACGCGGGTCGCGCTCGCGGTCGCCCGGCTGATGGACCGCCCG
It contains:
- a CDS encoding ABC transporter permease; the encoded protein is MNPARRARWIESLVTAPSMGWLLVFFVAPTVIIFAITFKPVDLYGGIGKGWTLATLKSLFNPNYPAIVWRTVWLSAATTAACLVLAVPCGFYIARASARWRQMLLLLIILPFWTSFLVRVFAWKVLLHPEGPLKHALAAIGLIGPDTLLLYNEKAILLVMVYTFLPFAILPIYAAAEKFDFRLLEAARDLGARPLRAFFSVFVPGIRRGLLTATLVVFIPALGSYVIPDIVGGPTTEMIGNKIAQRTFSDRNLPHASGLAAFLTLGVLAPLLLVLALQRKKGEEAPTMQEVS
- a CDS encoding ABC transporter permease; translation: MKRSMVPLLTTIFVLVFFYLPILVLVINSFNASRFGGTWEGSTLEWYRMLFKEASVWRALRNTLVIAVGATFASVALGTTAAFALHRYQTKLQRFHYTLVYTPLVVPEILMGMSLLLFFVAAGLELGLFTIFLAHTTFCISYVAMVVLARLQDFDFSIIEAAQDLGAGWWTTTWRVLLPLLAPGLAAGGLLAFTLSIDDFVITFFVAGPGSTTLPVRIYSMIKHSKNMPMINALSAILLVVTFAAVWGSQRLTKESHA
- a CDS encoding spermidine/putrescine ABC transporter substrate-binding protein; this translates as MKARILFLALALGAVLLSGCGEKTPALHFYTWADYIKPELVARFEQEHGCRVIIDTFDSNEAMYAKLKAGATGYDLLNPSSYMVKLLKDQGLLQDLDRALLPNLANIDAEYLRIAMDPEMKHSVPYMLTNTGLGYLASRVPDFEPTWGVFDRTDLRGRMTMLNDMRETLGGALKFLGYSLNSTDEYELAAARDVVIRWKKNLAKFENEQYKTGLASGEFTLVHGYNGDILQVMETNEDIVFAVPREGTSISCDDLVIPQAAKEVALAHAFINFLHEPEVAAENTEFIGYLCPNSAAYPLMSEEIREDPSIFLEPEIKAKSEVIGDVGEALALYTKMWDQVKAAE
- a CDS encoding TrpB-like pyridoxal phosphate-dependent enzyme, with product MSTTHFTLKQSDIPTQWYNILADFPEPLPPPLHPGTKQPVTLQDMLAIFPESLVMQEMCPDRWVEIPAEVRDIYALWRPTPLLRAVRLEKALQTPAHIYYKYEGVSPAGSHKPNTAVAQAYYNKQAGTQRLATETGAGQWGSSLALACKLFGLECVVYMVKVSYHQKPYRKMLMHTWGATVHSSPTRHTEVGRRILDADPECPGSLGIAISEAIEDTVHHPHTKYSLGSVLNHVCMHQTVVGQEAIKQMALAGEEPDVLIGCVGGGSNFAGLVFPYLHLKITQKKPYRVVAVEPSSCASLTKGELRYDFGDTAGMTPLLMMHTLGHDFIPPSIHAGGLRYHGMAPTVSHARKLGLVDAVAYPQTRIFEAAIQFSQTEGIVPAPESAHAVAAAIDEATAAREEGKKRVILFNLSGHGMLDLASYDSYLAGHLK